In uncultured Trichococcus sp., the following proteins share a genomic window:
- a CDS encoding TRAP transporter substrate-binding protein, with protein sequence MKKKHLLSVVLMSVLGTGVLAGCGNSDASDEDAIVLRYAYASNSQPVIDSMKEFGRLVEEKTDGEVQIEYFPDGQLGGEIELIELTQTGGIDFTKVSGSALESFSKDYSIFGVPYIFDSEEHFYSVMEDPEIMDDIYNSTAELGFVGLTYYDSGQRSFYMTDGPINTPEDLKGKKIRVMQSETAIKMVELLGGSAVPMGSNEVYTSLQSNLIDGAENNEFVLFTAGHGGVAKYYSYDAHTRVPDVVIMNDTVQERLSDEQYEAVLEAAKESTDYEKSVFKEAVEKEKETAVAEYGIIFNDVDIAPFQAAVEPLHEQFKNNATYSELYAMIRAHADAE encoded by the coding sequence ATGAAGAAGAAACATTTATTATCAGTTGTTTTGATGTCCGTACTGGGCACCGGCGTTCTCGCCGGCTGCGGTAACTCCGATGCGTCGGACGAAGATGCCATCGTTTTGCGATACGCCTACGCCAGCAACAGCCAACCGGTCATCGATTCGATGAAGGAATTCGGCCGCTTGGTTGAAGAAAAAACGGATGGCGAAGTACAAATCGAGTATTTCCCGGATGGGCAGCTCGGTGGTGAGATAGAACTGATCGAACTGACGCAAACCGGCGGAATCGACTTCACAAAAGTCAGCGGTTCCGCATTGGAAAGTTTCTCGAAAGATTACTCGATTTTCGGAGTGCCTTACATCTTCGACAGTGAGGAGCATTTCTACTCGGTCATGGAAGATCCGGAAATCATGGACGACATCTACAACTCGACAGCAGAACTTGGCTTTGTCGGCCTGACCTATTACGATTCCGGCCAGCGCAGTTTCTACATGACGGATGGTCCGATCAATACGCCGGAAGATCTGAAGGGCAAAAAAATCCGGGTCATGCAGAGTGAAACGGCGATCAAGATGGTCGAATTGCTGGGCGGTTCGGCTGTTCCGATGGGAAGTAATGAAGTCTATACGTCCTTGCAATCCAATCTGATCGATGGTGCGGAAAACAACGAGTTTGTTTTGTTCACGGCCGGCCATGGCGGAGTTGCGAAGTACTATTCCTATGATGCACATACGCGTGTTCCCGATGTCGTGATCATGAACGACACTGTGCAAGAGCGCCTGAGCGATGAACAATACGAAGCCGTTTTGGAAGCCGCTAAAGAATCGACGGATTACGAGAAGAGCGTCTTTAAGGAAGCGGTCGAGAAAGAGAAAGAGACCGCTGTGGCAGAATACGGCATCATTTTCAACGATGTGGACATCGCACCGTTCCAAGCAGCAGTAGAACCGTTGCATGAACAATTCAAAAATAACGCAACCTACAGCGAATTGTACGCCATGATTCGCGCGCACGCTGATGCAGAGTAA